A stretch of Aedes aegypti strain LVP_AGWG chromosome 2, AaegL5.0 Primary Assembly, whole genome shotgun sequence DNA encodes these proteins:
- the LOC110675725 gene encoding pupal cuticle protein C1B-like — MFTKLICIATLAISCVCANSGVIAPVAYSAPLLAAPAQAVLNTQSTQVVGRNYVAPLAYTAAPLAAPLAYTAPVAKVATAAPLAYTAPLAYPAAAAYAAAPYAAPFASPYLSAAYRYSPYVL, encoded by the exons atgttcACCAAACTG ATCTGCATCGCCACCCTGGCCATATCCTGCGTTTGCGCAAATTCCGGAGTCATCGCCCCAGTGGCTTACTCTGCCCCACTGCTTGCCGCTCCCGCACAGGCCGTCCTGAACACCCAGAGTACCCAGGTCGTTGGCCGCAACTACGTTGCCCCTCTTGCCTACACCGCTGCTCCACTGGCGGCTCCATTGGCGTACACGGCTCCGGTGGCCAAGGTCGCCACGGCTGCCCCACTTGCCTACACAGCTCCTTTGGCCTACCCAGCTGCCGCCGCCTACGCTGCTGCTCCCTATGCCGCTCCATTTGCCTCGCCGTATCTCAGCGCTGCCTACCGATACAGCCCGTACGTGCTGTGA